A genomic segment from Mucilaginibacter terrenus encodes:
- a CDS encoding DinB family protein, which produces MTTAERLNASLESVLYGDPWYGPKTYDILSSIALEMAYELPEGSVHSIAGIMLHMLSWTQEVTARMNGKLAGEPSGGDWPDPGTPDEHKWQQLLSSFKLANVTLAGEIMKFPEDKWSAPTNDERNPALGTGVTYSELIEGLIQHHIYHSGQIALLKRLLS; this is translated from the coding sequence ATGACAACTGCAGAAAGGTTAAATGCGTCGCTGGAAAGTGTCCTTTATGGCGATCCATGGTATGGTCCGAAAACATATGATATTCTAAGTAGCATCGCACTAGAAATGGCCTACGAACTGCCGGAAGGCAGTGTGCATAGTATTGCAGGCATCATGTTGCATATGTTAAGTTGGACGCAGGAAGTAACAGCACGCATGAACGGTAAACTTGCGGGAGAACCATCCGGCGGCGACTGGCCAGATCCGGGAACACCTGATGAACATAAATGGCAGCAGTTGCTTTCGAGCTTTAAATTGGCAAATGTTACGTTGGCGGGAGAGATAATGAAATTTCCAGAAGATAAATGGAGTGCTCCTACTAATGATGAGCGCAACCCTGCACTCGGCACAGGTGTAACCTACAGCGAACTCATAGAAGGTTTGATACAGCACCACATTTATCACAGCGGCCAAATAGCTTTACTCAAAAGATTGCTAAGCTAA
- a CDS encoding RNA polymerase sigma factor: MTSVAMPRDKNSHIVQTIASYGKSLMGFIRKRVKSDADAEDILQDVWYQFSNVINAEPIEQTGAWLYRVARNKILDKHKKHTETLLDDMLGNSTDDDDDLPDLKAILLTEARTPETEYISNLFWEQLFIALDELPENQRQVFVWHELEDVPFDEIAELTGENTNTLVSRKRYAVLHLRKRLKQLYNELNDY, from the coding sequence GTGACCAGCGTTGCAATGCCCCGAGACAAGAACAGCCATATCGTACAAACCATAGCGTCGTACGGTAAGAGCCTGATGGGGTTCATTCGCAAACGAGTAAAGAGCGATGCTGATGCCGAAGACATTCTGCAGGATGTTTGGTATCAGTTCAGCAATGTGATCAACGCGGAACCTATTGAGCAAACCGGCGCCTGGTTGTATCGCGTAGCTCGCAACAAGATCCTCGACAAGCATAAGAAACATACAGAGACCCTGCTGGATGATATGTTGGGCAACAGCACGGACGATGACGACGATCTACCTGATCTGAAAGCGATACTGCTGACCGAAGCACGTACTCCGGAGACGGAGTATATCAGTAATCTTTTTTGGGAGCAGCTTTTTATAGCTCTTGATGAATTGCCTGAAAATCAGCGGCAGGTATTTGTATGGCATGAACTTGAAGACGTTCCCTTCGACGAGATAGCAGAACTCACCGGCGAAAACACCAATACGCTTGTGTCTCGAAAGCGGTATGCAGTATTGCATCTACGTAAAAGGCTGAAGCAACTTTATAACGAATTAAATGATTATTGA
- a CDS encoding CoA-binding protein gives MATKKTLILGATPDPSRYAYLAANRLTGHGHPIVNVGIKTGAVAGVQIEKPEAIHSDIDTITLYVGPQNQPPLYDYILATNPKRIIFNPGTENSELKKLAQERGIETDYACTLVLLSIGQY, from the coding sequence ATGGCAACCAAAAAGACATTGATACTAGGTGCAACGCCCGATCCCAGCAGATATGCATACCTTGCTGCTAACCGGCTTACCGGGCACGGACACCCAATTGTAAACGTTGGTATTAAGACAGGCGCTGTTGCCGGTGTGCAAATTGAAAAGCCCGAAGCTATTCACAGCGATATAGATACAATCACCCTTTATGTTGGCCCGCAGAACCAGCCGCCATTATACGATTACATTCTGGCTACCAACCCGAAGCGGATCATATTTAACCCGGGTACCGAAAACTCCGAACTGAAGAAACTTGCTCAGGAACGCGGCATTGAAACGGATTACGCCTGTACGCTGGTACTGCTGAGCATAGGGCAGTATTAA
- a CDS encoding C40 family peptidase: MMLLLGCGNPDEPTYTITAQDSSGKVQPTTATLPPTDGTPNQNHVKTANVAATDLVAYARTLTGTPYKYASTDPTQGFDCSGFITYVFNHFGIAVPRTSKDFTDVEHEIPLEQASPGDLILFTGTDPSDRVVGHMGIVVSEKGSPVTFIHSTSGKAKGVVETTMNDDYMQRFVKVVKVF; this comes from the coding sequence ATGATGCTTTTACTGGGTTGCGGTAACCCCGATGAACCTACCTACACCATAACCGCCCAGGACAGCAGCGGCAAGGTACAGCCCACTACGGCTACCCTCCCCCCAACAGACGGCACACCTAATCAAAACCATGTAAAAACAGCCAACGTAGCCGCTACAGACCTAGTAGCCTATGCCCGTACGCTAACCGGAACTCCCTATAAATACGCCTCTACAGACCCCACGCAAGGGTTTGATTGTTCGGGCTTTATAACATATGTGTTCAACCATTTCGGTATAGCGGTACCCCGCACATCAAAAGATTTCACCGACGTAGAGCACGAGATACCCTTAGAACAGGCCTCCCCCGGTGACCTCATCCTCTTTACCGGTACTGATCCGAGTGACCGTGTTGTGGGCCATATGGGCATAGTGGTATCAGAAAAGGGCTCGCCTGTTACGTTTATCCACTCAACCTCGGGCAAAGCCAAAGGCGTGGTAGAAACCACCATGAACGATGATTATATGCAGCGTTTCGTGAAAGTAGTGAAGGTATTTTAG